The following DNA comes from Nitrogeniibacter aestuarii.
AACCTGACCTGAACGCGTTCGCGCAGATACTCGTCACCTTCGAAATGATCAAGCCGAGCCAGACCGTCATGAGGGACATCCAGATACAGCATGCCCGGCACGGATTTGCCTTCGGCCGGCTGGATGCCCGGGTAGTCGGTGCCGATGACCGGATGACGCGTATAGCCGGCCAGTTGAGCGGGCAGGGGGCTGAGCGTCAGGCCGGTGACCGCGGTGAAGATGTCCTCGCACATCAGCGAGCCGTAGGTGAAGCAGTGCGTCATGAGGCACTCCATGAAAAACGGCATCCCGAGAGATGCCGTTGTGATGTCTCATCAGGCGCTGTGTCAGCGCACGACCTGTTTGAGTTCGCCGGCCTTGTAACGGGCGGCGATCTTCTCGAGCGACACCGGCTTGATCTTGCTGGCCATGCCGGCGCAACCAAAGGCTTCGTAGCGGTCGATACACACCCGCTTGGCCGCTTCACGGGCCGGCTTGTTGAATTCGCGCGGGTCGAACTTGGAGGGGTTCTCGGCGAAGAACTTGCGCACGGCGCCGGTCATGGCCAGGCGGATATCCGTGTCGATGTTGATCTTGCGCACGCCGTACTTGATGCCCTGGACGATTTCCTCGACCGGCACGCCGTAGGTTTCCTTCATGTCGCCACCGTATTGGCGGATGATTTCGAGCAGATCCTGGGGCACGCTGGAGGAGCCGTGCATCACCAGGTGGGTGTTGGGGATGCGCTCGTGAATGGCCTTGATGCGCTCGATGGCGAGGATGTCGCCCGTGGGCTTGCGGGTGAACTTGTAGGCGCCGTGGCTGGTGCCGATGGCGATGGCCAGGGCGTCGCAGTCGGTCTGCTTGACGAAGTCGGCGGCCTGATCCGGGTCGGTGAGCAGGGCGCTGTGATCGAGTACGCCTTCGGCACCGATACCGTCTTCTTCGCCAGCCATGCCGGTTTCGAGCGAGCCCAGGCAGCCCAGTTCGGCTTCGACCGTCACGCCAATGCTGTGGGCCATCTCGACAACCTTGCGGCTCACATCGACGTTGTATTCGTAGGAGGATGGTGTCTTGCCGTCTTCCATGAGCGAGCCGTCCATCATCACCGAGGAGAAGCCGGAGCGCATGGCGGCCATGCACACCGCAGGCGACTGGCCGTGGTCCTGGTGCATTACCACCGGAATATTGGGGTAGGACTCGACCGCTGCATCGATCAGATGACGCAGGAAGGCTTCGCCGGCGTATTTGCGCGCACCGGCAGAGGCCTGCATGATCACCGGGCTGTCGGTTTCGGCGGCCGCTTCCATGATGGCCTGAACCTGCTCCAGGTTATTCACGTTGAAGGCGGGCAGGCCATAGCTGTTTTCGGCAGCATGGTCGAGCAGCTGGCGCATGGATACGAGCGGCATGACAGTCTCTCCAGATGATCTGTTGGGTTGTTCGTTGGGGTTGCGGTCGCAGTGCCGCAATGCAATCTTGGGATTTTAACGCGCTTGCATGAAAGTTGTGGTGCGACGCATCACAATGGAGGGCAACCATTTGTTGCCAGCGCCTGCGCAGCCCGCACCTCGGCGCGCAAGGCGTCGTCGCTGTCCTCACCCCCCCACTGGTCGAAGTGGATGAGATCCTCCAGGGGCAGTCGCTGTCGCCAGCCGGCTTTCTCCAGTTCGGGCTGGTCGAGAAAGTGGCTCACATGGCCGATGCACAGATAGGCGACCGGCATGATGCGCTCGGGCAGCTTGAGGATGTCGCGAATGGCGGCCTTGTGAAAGATGCTCACCCAGCCCACCCCCAATCCCTCGGCGCGGGCGGCCAGCCACAGGTTCTGCACGGCACACACGGTGCTGTAGAGGTCCATGGCTTTTTGATGGGTGCGGCCGAGAACGACCGGCCCGGCACGATCACGATCGCAGGTGATGCACAGATTGACCGGCGCCTCGAGAATGCCTTCGAGCCGCAGCGTTTTGTAGGCCTCGCGCTGAGCGCCTTCGAACATATCGGCAGCTTCGTGATTTGCCGTCAGGAAAGCGTCATGCACCTGCTGCTTGATGGCGTCGCGTCTGACCAGCACAAAGCTCCAGGGCTGCATGAAGCCCACCGAGGGCGCAAAATGCGCTGCGGTGAGAATGCGGGCGAGCAGGGCGTCGTCCACCGGGTCGGGGACGAACTGGCTGCGCACGTCGCGACGCGACAGCATGTTGCGATAGATGATGGCGCGTTCGGTCGCATCGAGTGCGGGCGCGCGAGGGCTGGACGCTTGCATGATTCCCCTTGATCAAGCGTGTGGGAAACAGCCGGGCCTTGCTGTTTCAGGTGCCTTCCGGCCGGTCTTCTGACTCGGGTTCATCCACCGGCGACGCCTTCCCTTGCGGTGGCATCGTGGTCGCCGGCGTCCCCCTCACAGCGTTGGGCACGTTGCGGAATCGGGCTCAGCCCTGCACCGCATTCCCGATTCTCCCGCCATGGCGGGCACCGGAAGGTCGATTAACGATTCGGGGCGCAGTCTAGCAAAACTGCAGCCCTCGGGTGGTATGCGTTCAGTCAGCGACGCCCGGTGCCGGGTGGTCGCCCACGCGCACGATCTTGAGCGTGTTGGTGCCGCCGCTCGAGCCGATGGGTTCGCCAATGGTCAGCACGATCAGGTCGCCATACTCCACCGCCCCCTGGTCGAGCAGGATCTGCTCGGCCTCCCAGAGCAGCACGTCGCGATCCTGATGGGTCTGCGACATGAGCAGCGGATAGACCTCCCGGTACAGCGTCATCTGGTTGCGGGCCGCTTTCTCCGGGGTGAGCGCGTAGATGGGCACGCCGGAATTGAGCCGGCTCATCCACAGCGCGGTGGAGCCGGTCTGGGTGAGCGATGCAATGGCCTTGACCTTGAGGTGGTACGCCGTCCAGATGGCCGCCATGGCAATTGACTGGTCGATGCGCGTGAAGGTGCGGGCGAGGAAGTCGCGCTCAAGCGTCACTTCGTTGGATTTCTCAGCCTCGAGGCACACCCGCGACATGGCCTCGATGGTCTCGACCGGGTAGTTGCCGGCGGCGGTTTCGGCGGAGAGCATGACCGCGTCGGTGCCGTCGAGCACGGCGTTGGCGACGTCGGAGACTTCGGCGCGCGTGGGCACCGGGCTGGTGATCATCGATTCCATCATCTGGGTGGCGGTGATGGTCAGCTTGTTCCGGTCGCGTGCGGCGCGCAGCATTTTTTTCTGCAAGGCGGGCACGGCCGCATCGCCGACTTCGACGGCCAGATCGCCACGCGCCACCATGATGCCGTCAGAGGCGTCAAGAATCTCGTCGAGGTTGGCGCAGGCTTCGACGCGCTCGATCTTCGCGATCAGCAGGGCTTTCCCGCCGGCGGCACGCAGTAGCTGACGTGCCATGTACATGTC
Coding sequences within:
- the bluB gene encoding 5,6-dimethylbenzimidazole synthase: MQASSPRAPALDATERAIIYRNMLSRRDVRSQFVPDPVDDALLARILTAAHFAPSVGFMQPWSFVLVRRDAIKQQVHDAFLTANHEAADMFEGAQREAYKTLRLEGILEAPVNLCITCDRDRAGPVVLGRTHQKAMDLYSTVCAVQNLWLAARAEGLGVGWVSIFHKAAIRDILKLPERIMPVAYLCIGHVSHFLDQPELEKAGWRQRLPLEDLIHFDQWGGEDSDDALRAEVRAAQALATNGCPPL
- the pyk gene encoding pyruvate kinase encodes the protein MARHTKIVATLGPSSSELPVLERMVHAGVDVVRMNFSHGTAEDHIARAEAIREASARAGRPVGILADLQGPKIRVGKFAEGKITLKEGADFVLDASCKEGNNQTVGLDYPDLPNDVGPGDILLLDDGRIKLRVEKVLGSAIHCRVKVGGLLSNNKGINRQGGGLSAPALTAKDMDDIRTAAKIGVDFVAVSFPKSAADMYMARQLLRAAGGKALLIAKIERVEACANLDEILDASDGIMVARGDLAVEVGDAAVPALQKKMLRAARDRNKLTITATQMMESMITSPVPTRAEVSDVANAVLDGTDAVMLSAETAAGNYPVETIEAMSRVCLEAEKSNEVTLERDFLARTFTRIDQSIAMAAIWTAYHLKVKAIASLTQTGSTALWMSRLNSGVPIYALTPEKAARNQMTLYREVYPLLMSQTHQDRDVLLWEAEQILLDQGAVEYGDLIVLTIGEPIGSSGGTNTLKIVRVGDHPAPGVAD
- a CDS encoding gamma-glutamylcyclotransferase family protein, which codes for MTHCFTYGSLMCEDIFTAVTGLTLSPLPAQLAGYTRHPVIGTDYPGIQPAEGKSVPGMLYLDVPHDGLARLDHFEGDEYLRERVQVRLSDGRIESAWVYVFHPDQRERLAAGDWDFEHFLAEGKARFLQRHPPAPL
- the fba gene encoding class II fructose-bisphosphate aldolase (catalyzes the reversible aldol condensation of dihydroxyacetonephosphate and glyceraldehyde 3-phosphate in the Calvin cycle, glycolysis, and/or gluconeogenesis) — encoded protein: MPLVSMRQLLDHAAENSYGLPAFNVNNLEQVQAIMEAAAETDSPVIMQASAGARKYAGEAFLRHLIDAAVESYPNIPVVMHQDHGQSPAVCMAAMRSGFSSVMMDGSLMEDGKTPSSYEYNVDVSRKVVEMAHSIGVTVEAELGCLGSLETGMAGEEDGIGAEGVLDHSALLTDPDQAADFVKQTDCDALAIAIGTSHGAYKFTRKPTGDILAIERIKAIHERIPNTHLVMHGSSSVPQDLLEIIRQYGGDMKETYGVPVEEIVQGIKYGVRKINIDTDIRLAMTGAVRKFFAENPSKFDPREFNKPAREAAKRVCIDRYEAFGCAGMASKIKPVSLEKIAARYKAGELKQVVR